The sequence aataattaacatatgtttattagttttaaataatagagtatctgtcaatcattcaatactaaAGTGTAAAACACTCATACATACGTGTCATTCTCCTATCTATTGTGATATATACataaagtttaaataaaaattttcttaaatggAACTAGTCAAAAAATGAGACTGTCTCACTAATAGGGATTCCACAACactaaatattaagaaatacatgcaatttataaagataaagatCCAATTAATCAAGTGACTAATTTTACTCATCTTGGTATTAATTAGATTCAAGACTAATTCTATTAATGGGctctatatttaattaattaatttaaatttctaatacgAATTGAATATATGTAGCGAAATTACCTTTATAAATTCAGGGGAGAAAAATAGCACAGATCATTTCATGCATGAcccttttaaaataatttagctattatgaaaaatatgatGAACAACCACTTAAAAACACATAAGCagaaaatgaatataattaaattcgaTCCACGCTCATGTAAAGTAGAGATAGTCGTTAACAGAGGcacaattaatttatcagTAGACAAAAGGATCACAAGTAAAATGAaagcatgtttatttatttattacatcaTTACATATTATAGTAAAACAATAATACCCACACAAAACTTATTTGCATATTTATGCGCGCCGACGGACATCCATGCCTAGCGAACATTAGCGCACATGTTATTGATTATTATAGAGAGTGGAGTTTAAGCTTGGGCAAGGTGGGCATCAATGTCTTTGGTGAAATCGACTACAAATTCAAGTAAGGAAGTTGGATCAGGAATATCTGCATTCAGCTTCTCGTATTCAAGGATCCAATGCACGGTGCTTCCCTCGCCCTTGGGTATAGCCTGAACAACAAGTTTGGCACTTTTGTACTCCTTCATCACATCTCCTTCAATGAATTTGTAGGTAGCGGACATGTTGACATCATCTATGTCTTCCACAATCTGCTTTGCGACCTTAGCAATCCCATCTGTGGCTccccagaaaagaaaaaatagcgTCAAATAGTACTAAAACAGGATTTAATCAAAGgctataatcataaataacgATAATACTAAATATTGTCATTGCGTAAGAACAATGGCATGGTGCAGTTGTATATAATTACCATGAACGTAATTCCAGTATAGGACAGAGCCCTTTCTTCCAAATTCACCTTTATGTAAATCACATGTTTGGAATTTTTCAGGTGAAGCAATGGTCAAGTGGTGTGGTCTGCCACCCATTACATCATGAAACTTGCCAGCTGAAGTTTTGATTTCTACATCAGCCTCTATCTTACCAGAGAGAGCCATTCTTTTTTCTATCACGAGAAAGAAAATGGCCGCTAATTGCGAAAACAATACAATAATGCAAGATAAATGGTGTGGAGGAAAAATGTCTAGGCCTCAATGCTTATTTATAGAAGGCAAGACTCAAGCTAAGTTACTTCCAAGAGCCATGTCAGCTTACTAAGCTACAAAGAGAAAGGAGAacaattcttttttcaaaattttcaaataagtaTTATTCTTACTGAACAAATTATGATTGCCTCCCTTGAAAACATTCAAGTTGACCCCCTGGGTTGTCCGCTGCGCAACTCTTTAAGAAATGAGGATCgacttcttttttccttacttttagttttagaAATTGTTGTTCTACGTCCTTttcattaaaagataaattaaatagaattcactttttttctttcatttgattCAATAGAATTCACTCTATTGTTTTTGGTCTAaagcagaaaataaataattaaaaatttacataattgatatttataattttaaatttaaaaaattaaattgataaacgCAGATTTTATcgtaaaatttgaaaaataaaataagtaaataaattgttcaatattataattttatatatctttataATATCACGAGTGTGaacttttttcattttatcattgtcatataattttaattttacttttgatttatttgtcttgaaattaaataaaataattaaaaagatttgaaTAGTTTGTACtcttgcttctttttttctattgaattaatttttcctCTATTGACCTATTAATATACgggttaattatatttttagtgtttAAATTTGTCAAGAAATGACAATCGAgtgattgaatttttaaaaataataattgagtCTAGCAACctgtaaaaaaataacagGTGATATTTTTGGCAgctaacttttaaattttcctTAGATTTTACAGATATAgataataaagcaaaaattatTGAACACGTCAAAAACTAAAATGGACTCATTAGTGATATAGCATTAGggtaaaaaaattttatcttaaattcTTTCTCTAACCTCTATTAATCCTCAATTTAGTAGTTGAAATccttaatttctaatttatgaATCCTAATATTTATTGTGCTATTAAACTCTAATGActttgtaaaaatatatttgtatacaatggacaagtttatcatttttactaCATATCTCTTatctttcatttcatttaacataaaaagaaattcacatCGATGTTTATAATATGTGacctattaaaaatactattttcttatttttacaGCTTGCAtacttaattgttagtttttaaaGTTCGtcattttttaacaaatttagataccaaaaaatataattatcccTTAATATACCATGATAGAAAACTTGACTGGTAGACAAATAATTAGGATTCTCTGATTTTCTAGTTTATCAACACAAGTAGTAGCAATTGCACATTTAAAAGGAGAGAGAAAGCAAATAGTTGCCTATAAGTACATGGGTCATGCATGCTTGATTTAGCTATTGtagttgataattatttaatttactgATGATTATTTTACGgaattcataataatatagaGAATTATTTTAGTGTAGATAGAAGTTTCCTCCTTTACTTTTTTAGCACTACTAACCACAACAGAGTATTTTTCAAACTTATAAAACTTGGTGAAATGGCTACGGGAGTTACCTTTTTCTCTCTAACAATAGAGGTTTAATTCTTAAGATCAACACTTATAgataatatattgattttcaTCCTTGTAAATAACTAattgaaatagaaattatgaatataattgAGTTAAATCGAGTCAAAATACTGTTAAGTTCAAATTTGactgaattgaaaatttaaaactcAATCTGAATTCAACTAAGACATATTATTTTAGCTTGAGCTCAACTAAagtcaatttaattattttatacaaaaaataaattcacgAAAAGATAAATAGTTCGAATTGAATTTAATGTTACTTTTTTAAGCTCGAGTATTGTGAGATTCAAGTTTGGTCAATTAGGCTTGCGAGCTAGTAGAGTATTATGAAGCTGAGTTGGACTCTCAATCTACTCAAGTAGCTAAAGATTAATTGAATCAACCTCAATTCAATctcaaatatttttcaaattgatgctAAGTTACTTGCACGTTTTTTTAAGCCATTAAAACCATTTAGAGAAATAATAGTTAAACAGGTTTAATCATCAAATGAATTATGTATATTGTATTTATTCTTAAATCTAGCAtgtagtttttctttttcaatgagcaatgtaatttttattttttcatataagcAATGtactttgattttgattttagttttagtgtctaatgaaattttagttttagtgtATAAGCCGGAAAGATGCTGCACCGGTGATGCTTCCTGAGGCTACCGGCGAGAATTTTTGCGGCAAGGGAGGTCGTTCCTGGGGTTTTCGGGGGTGGGAGTCTGTTTCCGGTGTCGATTTTCCGAAAAGACGCCGGCAAGAGGTCGAACGACGAAGGCAGCCCTCTTTCTTCGGTTGTCGCTGGCGGAAAGCTGTTGGACAAAGGCGAGCTGGCTGCGCGGTGAGGGAGAGGGCCGAAATCGACGGGGAGAGGGAgaaggaaggaaagaaaaggaaagagggagagaggaggaaaaggaaagaaaaagatattttttttcatatatataataataataattattattattattgatttattttttaagaaaaactgAGTATTACAATACTTGAGGGCGGAAAAGAATATTTCCTCTacttcaaaataaatgctgtttaaaataatttcacaaGGATTAAAAACCTATTAAATATCGTCAGTTATAGTACACTAATCTACTATGActattacatatttattaaaatacttaagattaataaaaaaattatttttcattctattgtatctttctctctttcttacactagcaaatatatttttcctcattatctataaaaaaattactcatggataaaaaaaaaaattagaaaatattttcttagattcttGAAACGGTTCCTAAtttggaataatttttttaaaaataacatttattttaaaataggaaaaatactaaatttattcgacggattattattcttaataatattgTTGATTTTGAGTTTCGGTTATAATTTCTGAAAGAAAGATAGTCGCACGAGTTATATGGAAT comes from Ricinus communis isolate WT05 ecotype wild-type chromosome 5, ASM1957865v1, whole genome shotgun sequence and encodes:
- the LOC8261792 gene encoding MLP-like protein 31: MALSGKIEADVEIKTSAGKFHDVMGGRPHHLTIASPEKFQTCDLHKGEFGRKGSVLYWNYVHDGIAKVAKQIVEDIDDVNMSATYKFIEGDVMKEYKSAKLVVQAIPKGEGSTVHWILEYEKLNADIPDPTSLLEFVVDFTKDIDAHLAQA